The Leucobacter sp. UCMA 4100 genome window below encodes:
- a CDS encoding heme/hemin ABC transporter substrate-binding protein: MPDVKVKVSTRMPRFVSVPLAAVLALVLTSCALFVGEGPNVADRSLASQESPRFFEGPDTALLKSADIEPITDNPEPKLPVTFMGMDDVEVEITDTSRILALDGTGSLASVVWALGFGPNVVGRDLTTGWESAKDLPLVMDNHTLNAESILELNPTVVLTDYSVGPYDVQLQMRNAGIPVIFFDGAEDIDDISRLIGDVATALGVPELGDEYVTEFQKTLDETIAKIHSIAPQKEEDKVRMVFLYMRGRAGVYYMYGNNPDGSTGIAGILIEQLGGVDVAGEENWTSGNLTAEGLMNLEPDLYLMLTLGLESVGGVEGLLEVPGTAQTPAGERKRVVDMSDYEMFTWGPRTPEVLSALAEAIYHVDLDTVELDESQAKAGRS; this comes from the coding sequence GTGCCAGACGTCAAAGTGAAAGTTTCCACGCGAATGCCTCGCTTCGTCTCGGTTCCTCTCGCAGCAGTTCTCGCGCTCGTGCTCACGAGCTGCGCCCTGTTTGTGGGCGAGGGGCCGAACGTTGCCGACCGGTCGCTCGCGAGCCAAGAGAGCCCCCGTTTTTTTGAGGGGCCCGACACCGCGCTCTTGAAGAGTGCCGATATTGAACCTATTACCGACAACCCCGAGCCCAAGCTACCCGTGACCTTCATGGGCATGGACGACGTTGAGGTTGAAATCACCGACACCAGCCGCATCCTTGCGCTCGACGGGACCGGCAGTCTCGCCTCGGTCGTCTGGGCGCTCGGCTTCGGGCCGAACGTCGTGGGCCGCGACCTCACCACGGGGTGGGAATCGGCAAAGGATCTGCCGCTCGTGATGGACAATCACACGCTCAACGCCGAGTCGATTCTCGAGCTCAACCCAACCGTTGTGCTCACCGACTACAGCGTCGGCCCCTATGACGTGCAGTTGCAAATGCGCAACGCAGGTATTCCCGTCATCTTCTTCGACGGTGCCGAAGACATCGACGACATCTCGCGCCTCATTGGTGACGTTGCGACCGCGCTCGGCGTTCCAGAGCTCGGCGACGAATACGTGACCGAGTTTCAAAAGACCCTCGACGAGACGATCGCAAAGATCCACTCGATTGCTCCGCAGAAGGAAGAAGACAAAGTACGCATGGTCTTCCTCTACATGCGCGGCAGGGCAGGCGTGTACTACATGTACGGGAATAACCCCGACGGCAGCACCGGCATTGCGGGCATTCTCATCGAACAACTCGGCGGTGTCGACGTTGCTGGTGAAGAAAACTGGACGAGCGGCAACCTCACCGCAGAGGGGCTCATGAACCTTGAGCCAGACCTCTACCTGATGCTCACCCTCGGGCTTGAATCGGTTGGCGGCGTCGAGGGGCTGCTCGAGGTCCCGGGAACCGCGCAAACACCAGCGGGCGAGCGTAAGCGCGTCGTCGACATGAGCGACTACGAGATGTTCACCTGGGGGCCGCGCACGCCCGAGGTGCTCTCGGCACTCGCCGAAGCGATCTATCACGTCGATCTCGATACCGTTGAGCTCGATGAGAGCCAAGCGAAGGCGGGGCGTTCATGA